In the Sulfolobales archaeon genome, CGAGGTAGAAATCTTATATGGTGTGTGTTTGAAAGATAAGGTGAAAACTAGTATTGTTGTTGATCGGGATCTGTGGGAGAGGTTCAAGTCTAGGGTTGCTGTTGAAAGAGGGTTGAGAACGTTAAGCCGGGCTGTTGAGGAAGCGATAGAGGAAGAGCTGTATGAGCAAACTGTTATAAGAGCTTTGGAAGAGCTGCTACAGGAAGAAATGAAAGCTTATAAATCTATACAAGTGACACCTGTAAAGCCCCGTGTTACCACAGATGCGGGCTATGTTGTGAGAGAATTGAGGGATTCGAGAGGTTGACGGTGGTGTATTTTGATTCGAGCGCTATAGTTAAGCGCTATATTCTTGAAGCTGGCAGCGATGTAGTTTCAAACATCTATAACAGGGTATTAAGGGGTGAGGCCCTTCTATCATTTTCGCTTTGGAATATTGGTGAGGTTCTTGGCGTTCTAGATAGATACTATCGCCGAGGATGGCTGTGTGAAGAGGAGTACAGGCTAGCAAGGTATCAATTTATCGAGGAAACTATAAGGTTCCTAAAGCTGGGAGTTCTCAGGTTGATTCCAATAAGGTCAA is a window encoding:
- a CDS encoding type II toxin-antitoxin system VapC family toxin, which produces MVYFDSSAIVKRYILEAGSDVVSNIYNRVLRGEALLSFSLWNIGEVLGVLDRYYRRGWLCEEEYRLARYQFIEETIRFLKLGVLRLIPIRSKLLAQTWKLIERYHIYEADALQIVSAKLINAQEFYTGDQKLYEVAIKEGLNSRLLG